In Trifolium pratense cultivar HEN17-A07 linkage group LG7, ARS_RC_1.1, whole genome shotgun sequence, a genomic segment contains:
- the LOC123897655 gene encoding uncharacterized protein LOC123897655, whose translation MNSRKREEEDEDLFLPVPPDLIVHPPHQIPTPPPQPDPSSFSLSEIVLFPSPSSSDSPPSHSSADSPLPSHQLPTTTTTTTTTTTTTTNKPLFISPDSHISSQFYTFNPDSHSLMINCLLQNRLATPSEIRDATPRAVLKSWRNVWKDRNEETAYLTAWKRIQDKLTARVDQNGNHFLCFKNNTNQFVSHVNQWQDIVMNFHSDTDLKHLGVKDTVDRIKQVWTVGAKFYGIPESYIRVCIAACHVCSGAASGSNVTDAAAAARNKRRRFEYTESFDVPAKEVPSRLQQLAAKHKVVLCIRQKYIRYKPFMAEVKDYACHRAGQPAAAKKSKILKREPYASKRCGCGFRIRAIVPIANYNEKDKSFVYEEEGMAVFKLYAVHSGHEPGPLDGNARIMHRVVGHKGGYLIDQDSVVYGVNEEMDNEGFGLMGKDDGDLQFSVLQQVQELRAEVGMLEGRVSKIPQELLGSVSRDLFDVVNRIRNIGEVGLKPMGLLPTDKSHADDVLVGDNDLANWSNHHHERIYGDGKDTELIEDDEDSFGRTLGEVVSWGEHIGTECRSQKDLMSDTCKPEKWLKCSDFDDKSILDCEDTKLTKPIRHDEAIVSDVGLGCIQVDSFYQDNSKWYDSPCALGTGGDCEDTGFRHGEIL comes from the coding sequence ATGAATtcaagaaaaagagaagaagaagacgaagatCTTTTCCTCCCAGTTCCACCGGATCTAATTGTACACCCTCCACACCAGATCccaacaccaccaccacaaccagACCCttcctctttctctctctccgAAATTGTTCTCTTCCCTTCCCCTTCCTCCTCCGATTCACCTCCGAGTCACTCCTCCGCCGACTCACCACTACCGAGTCACCAACTCCCCACcacaacaaccaccaccacaaccaccaccaccacaaccacAAATAAACCCTTATTCATAAGCCCTGACTCACACATCTCCTCTCAATTCTACACATTCAATCCCGACTCTCACTCTCTCATGATCAACTGCCTCCTCCAAAACCGTCTCGCTACTCCCTCCGAGATCCGCGACGCTACTCCACGCGCCGTCCTTAAATCATGGCGAAATGTTTGGAAAGACCGTAACGAAGAAACCGCTTATCTAACCGCATGGAAACGAATCCAAGACAAATTAACAGCGCGTGTTGATCAAAACGGTAATCACTTCCTATGTTTCAAAAACAACACGAATCAATTCGTTTCGCATGTTAATCAATGGCAAGACATTGTTATGAATTTTCATAGTGACACTGATCTTAAACATTTAGGTGTTAAAGATACTGTTGATAGAATTAAACAGGTTTGGACTGTTGGAGCTAAGTTTTATGGTATTCCTGAGAGTTATATTCGTGTTTGTATTGCCGCTTGTCATGTTTGCTCCGGGGCAGCGTCAGGATCTAATGTTACTGACGCTGCCGCGGCTGCTAGGAACAAGCGGCGGAGATTTGAGTATACGGAATCTTTTGATGTGCCTGCTAAGGAAGTTCCTAGTAGGTTGCAACAACTTGCTGCTAAGCATAAGGTTGTACTTTGTATTAGGCAGAAGTATATTAGGTATAAGCCTTTTATGGCTGAGGTTAAGGATTATGCTTGTCATAGAGCGGGACAACCTGCTGCTGCGAAGAAATCGAAGATTTTGAAGAGGGAGCCTTATGCTTCTAAGAGATGTGGATGTGGGTTTAGGATTAGGGCTATTGTTCCGATTGCAAATTATAATGAGAAGGATAAGAGTTTTGTTTATGAGGAAGAGGGGATGGCGGTTTTTAAATTGTATGCTGTGCATTCGGGGCATGAACCGGGACCGTTGGATGGGAATGCTAGGATTATGCATAGGGTTGTTGGACATAAAGGTGGGTATTTGATAGATCAGGACTCGGTTGTGTATGGGGTGAATGAGGAAATGGACAATGAAGGGTTTGGTTTGATGGGGAAAGATGATGGGGATTTGCAGTTTTCGGTTTTGCAACAGGTGCAGGAGTTGAGAGCTGAAGTTGGGATGTTGGAAGGGAGGGTTTCCAAGATTCCGCAGGAATTGTTGGGTTCAGTTTCCAGGGATTTATTTGATGTTGTGAATAGAATTAGGAATATAGGAGAAGTGGGTTTGAAGCCGATGGGGTTACTTCCGACGGATAAGTCACATGCAGATGATGTCTTGGTTGGGGATAATGATCTTGCAAACTGGAGTAATCATCACCACGAAAGGATTTACGGGGACGGCAAGGACACAGAGCTGATTGAGGATGATGAAGATAGTTTCGGCCGCACTTTGGGAGAAGTCGTTTCTTGGGGGGAGCATATTGGGACTGAGTGCAGAAGTCAGAAGGATCTGATGAGTGATACTTGTAAGCCAGAAAAGTGGTTGAAATGCAGTGACTTTGATGATAAGAGCATCCTTGATTGTGAGGATACTAAACTAACTAAACCCATCAGACACGACGAGGCTATAGTTTCAGATGTAGGTCTTGGTTGTATACAGGTTGATAGTTTTTACCAAGACA